The following proteins are encoded in a genomic region of Brachyhypopomus gauderio isolate BG-103 unplaced genomic scaffold, BGAUD_0.2 sc51, whole genome shotgun sequence:
- the sra1 gene encoding steroid receptor RNA activator 1 isoform X1, whose translation MDEFYIKPGNQERGWNDPPQFSYGLQTHSAGAKRNLLNKRVSPPQLTGHSQSNGPQSGLHLSPVATSIPSNNPVPPTSGGLTPPPPKFKMSSGGDTGSRPCSSKIQSDTSVQLENEPSLVDVQASLLWALTACRLSVKKQVCDDIERRLKGFEDMWTGGKLSLPVKCRMKALSEELRFKRWDAADEIHRALIVDYVNEVSQWMVGVKRLIAETRNLSPELLTTDMPHQSLGPDQLPQ comes from the exons ATGGACgaattttatattaaaccaG GAAACCAGGAGCGGGGGTGGAACGACCCTCCGCAGTTTTCATACGGTTTACAGACACACTCCGCTGGAGCAAAGCGCAACCTTCTCAACAAGCGGGTGTCTCCTCCACAACTGACGGGCCACAGTCAGTCAAACG GTCCTCAATCGGGGTTGCATCTTTCTCCAGTTGCTACATCTATCCCTTCAAATAACCCAGTGCCCCCAACCTCGGGAGGACtgactccacctcctcccaagTTTAAGATGTCCTCAggtggagacacaggctcacgcCCCTGTTCCTCAAAGATTCAGAGTGACACCTCTGTGCAGCTGGAGAATGAACCCAGCCTTGTTGATGTTCAAGCATCTCTTCTGTGGGCACTGACTGCATGTAGACTGTCTGTAAAG AAACAGGTTTGTGATGACATAGAGCGGAGGCTGAAGGGTTTTGAAGACATGTGGACAGGTGGAAAACTCTCCCTCCCTGTTAAATGTAGGATGAAGGCACTTTCCGAAG AGCTGAGATTCAAGAGATGGGACGCAGCAGATGAGATCCACAGAGCACTGATAGTGGACTATGTCAACGAAGTCAGCCAGTGGATGGTGGGAGTGAAGCGTCTTATCGCAGAGACGCGTAACCTGAGTCCAGAGCTTCTCACCACAGACATGCCGCATCAAAGCCTCGGCCCTGACCAGCTGCCGCAGTGA
- the sra1 gene encoding steroid receptor RNA activator 1 isoform X2 has product MDEFYIKPGNQERGWNDPPQFSYGLQTHSAGAKRNLLNKRVSPPQLTGHSQSNVATSIPSNNPVPPTSGGLTPPPPKFKMSSGGDTGSRPCSSKIQSDTSVQLENEPSLVDVQASLLWALTACRLSVKKQVCDDIERRLKGFEDMWTGGKLSLPVKCRMKALSEELRFKRWDAADEIHRALIVDYVNEVSQWMVGVKRLIAETRNLSPELLTTDMPHQSLGPDQLPQ; this is encoded by the exons ATGGACgaattttatattaaaccaG GAAACCAGGAGCGGGGGTGGAACGACCCTCCGCAGTTTTCATACGGTTTACAGACACACTCCGCTGGAGCAAAGCGCAACCTTCTCAACAAGCGGGTGTCTCCTCCACAACTGACGGGCCACAGTCAGTCAAACG TTGCTACATCTATCCCTTCAAATAACCCAGTGCCCCCAACCTCGGGAGGACtgactccacctcctcccaagTTTAAGATGTCCTCAggtggagacacaggctcacgcCCCTGTTCCTCAAAGATTCAGAGTGACACCTCTGTGCAGCTGGAGAATGAACCCAGCCTTGTTGATGTTCAAGCATCTCTTCTGTGGGCACTGACTGCATGTAGACTGTCTGTAAAG AAACAGGTTTGTGATGACATAGAGCGGAGGCTGAAGGGTTTTGAAGACATGTGGACAGGTGGAAAACTCTCCCTCCCTGTTAAATGTAGGATGAAGGCACTTTCCGAAG AGCTGAGATTCAAGAGATGGGACGCAGCAGATGAGATCCACAGAGCACTGATAGTGGACTATGTCAACGAAGTCAGCCAGTGGATGGTGGGAGTGAAGCGTCTTATCGCAGAGACGCGTAACCTGAGTCCAGAGCTTCTCACCACAGACATGCCGCATCAAAGCCTCGGCCCTGACCAGCTGCCGCAGTGA